Genomic DNA from Streptomyces sp. GS7:
CTACGGCTTCGGGCTGACCGCGCTGGCCGGCTCGGTCGCGATGTACGCGGTCGCGGTCGCCGTGTGGACCCTCGGCGAGATCATCAACTCCCCCACCCAGATGGGGCTGGTGGTCCGGCTGTCCCCCGTCCACGGCCGCGGGCGCTACCAGGGCATGTACTCCCTGTCCTGGTCCATCGCCTCCCTGGCGGCACCGCTGCTCGGCGGTACGGTCATCGACCACTACGGCGCCGATGCGCTCTGGGCCGGCTGCGCGGTGGTCGGCACGGTGGCGGCGGTCGGCTACGGGCTGCTGCTGCGGCGCCTGCCGGAGCGGGCCCGCCCGACGGACGTGGTCGCGGCGGCCCGTCCGGACGCCGCGTCGGAGACCGCGACCGAACCCGCGTCCCCGTCCCCGTCCACGTCTCCGTCCTCTTCCGGCACCGCGTCTCCCACGGCGTGACGTCCACGAGCCCGTAGGGGCGGGCCGGGCGCATCCGTCTTCGTGGTGGCCACACCCCGAAGACGGGTGGCCACACGATCGATCGGGGAGCCGGGCCCGGGGATTCTGGTCCGTACGGACGGATGCGTACCAACCGTCCGCATCGCACGGACCGATGTGCGGGAATCCTTCGAGCCTACGGGGAGATCGTGATGGACAGCAGGGTGCGACGGACGTCCCGGCGAAGGGCCGCGGGGATCGGGGCGCTGGTGGTCGCCGGGGTGCTGGCGGCGGGCGCGGCGGGATCTGCGGCGAGCGGGGCGCCCGCGCCCGTACCGCCGCACCGGGCGGCCGCCGCCGGGGAGCGCGCCGGCGCCCGCCTGACGCTGCCCGCGCCCACCGGTCGCTATCAAGTCGGCACCGTTTCCCTTCACTTGACGGACCGCGGGCGGCGCGACCCCTGGGTCGCGGGGCAGGCGCACCGGGAGCTGATGGTGAGCGTCCGCTACCCGGCCACCAAGGACGCCGGGCGGTTTCCGCGGGCGCCGCAGCTGACGCCCGCCGAGGCGGCCGGGTTCGACGCGCTGAACAACTTCTCCGCATACGTACCGAAGGGGAAGGTGGCATGGGGCGCCACCCTCACCCACGCGCACACCGGCGCCCCGGTGGCCCGGCGGCCCGGGAGGCGGCTGCCGGTGGTCCTCTACTCCCCCGGCGCCGGCGATCCCCGCTCGCTCGGCAGCACGCTCTGCGACGAACTGGCCTCCCGCGGCTATGCGGTGGTGACCGTCGACCACACCTACGAGGCGCCCGCGGTGGCGTTCCCCGACGGCCGGGTGGCGCACGGCGTGATGCCGGCGGAGATGGCGAAGGCGCAGCGCACCGGCCGGATCACGGAGCTGCTGGAGAAGGTCAGCGGGGTGCGGGTGGCCGACACCCGGTTCGTCCTCGACGAGCTGGCGCGGACCGGGTCCGGCTCCGTGCTGCCCGAGGGGCTGCGCGGGGCGCTGGACACCGGCGCCGTGGGGATGTTCGGGCAGTCGGCGGGCGGGTTCACGGCGGCGCAGACGATGCACGACGACCCGCGGATCAGGTCGGCGGCGGACCTCGACGGGGTGCTGGGCTACACCCAGCGCGATGACGACCCGTCACATCCGTCGACGGTCGGGCGGGACGGGGTGGACCGGCCGCTGCTGCTGATGGGGATGGCCGGGGACACCCATCACACGGTGGCGTCCTGGGACGCGGTGTGGCGGCACAGCACGCGGCCGGGGGCCTGGCTGCGGGACCTGACGCTGACCGGCGGCCGGCATGCGAGCTACACGGACGCGGAGGCGATGGTGCCGCAGCTCGCACGGCAGTTGGGGCTGTCCCGGAAGGCGGTCACGGCGATGGTCGGGACGGTCGATCCGCGGCGCGCGATCGCCGCCGAGCGGGCGTATGTCACGGCGTTCTTCGACCGGTGGCTGCGCGGGCGGGACAACGGGCTGCTGGACAGGCCGTCGGGGCGCTATCCGGAGGTGCGGTTCGTGCCGTGACCGGAGGCACGGGGCGCGCCGTGACGGCGGGGGGCTGCCGTGGGCCGCCCCCCGGGTCACGCCTCCGTGCTCCGCTTCGTGAGATGGGCGAACGCCTCCAGGTTGCGGGTGGACTCGCCGCGCGACACCCGCCAGGCGTACTCCTTGCGGATGGCCGTGGCGAAGCCCATCTCCAGCAGGGTGTTGAAGCTGCCGTCGGCGTTCTCCAGGACCGTGCCGAGGATCCGGTCGAGTTCGTCGGGGGTGACGGCGGCGAGCGGGAGCTTGCCGACCAGGTAGATGTCGCCGAGCTGGTCGATGGCGTAACTGACGCCGTAGAGGCGGGTGTTGCGCTCCAGGAGCCAGCGGTGGACCGCGTCGTGGTTCTCGTCCGGATGCCGGACGACGAAGGCGTTGATGGACAGCGAGTGGCGGCCGACGATCAGCGAGCAGGTCGTGGAGAGCTTGCGGGTGCCGGGGAGCTTGACGACGTAGTTGCCGTCGGCGGGGGACTCCCATTCGAGGCCGGCGTCCTTGAGGGTGCGCTCGATCACGGCACCGGCGGCCGTCTGTCGTTCCTCACCCATGCCCGCACCCATGTCCTCACCCATGGAGGGATCGTAGGTGACGGCGGCGTTCCTGCATCGCGGCGGTGTACACGTCGCCGGTCGCCGCGGCGGCGGTGTCCCAGCCGAAGGACTGGGCGTGCCGGGCCGCGTCGCTGCCCATCCGGGCGGCCAGCGACGGGTCGTCCACGAAGCGGCGCAGCGCACGGGCGTAGTCGGCCGGGTCGTGGCCGGCGACCAGGAAGCCGCTGACGCCGTCCCGGACGGCGACCGGCAGCCCGCCGACGGCCGCCGCGACGACCGGGGTGCCGCACGCCTGGGCCTCGATGGCGACCAGTCCGAACGACTCGCTGTACGACGGCATGACCAGGACGGACGCGGCGCGGTACCAGTCGGCGAGCTGCTCCTGGCCGACCGGCGGGCGGAACTGCACCAGATCGGCGATCCCGAGCCGGGCGGCCAGCTTCTGGAGCCCCTCCGGCTTGGCCAGCCCGCTGCCGCTGGGCCCGCCCACCACCGGGACGACCAGCCGGGACCGCAGCGAGGGGTCCTCGGCGACGAGTGCGGCGGCGGCGCGCAGCAGGATGTCCGGGGCCTTCAGCGGCTGTATGCGGCCGGCGAAGAGCGGGATGACCGCGTCCCGCGGCAGCCCGAGGCGGGCCCGGGCGGCGGCCCGGCTCTCCGCGACCACGGCGGAGCCGAGGCCGCCGGTCGGCCGGAAGCGGTCGAGGTTGACGCCGGGGTGGACGACCGCGACCTTGCCGGGGTCGGCGTCGTAGTGCCGGATGAGCTCGTCGGCCTCCTCGGCGGTGTTGGCTATCAGGCGGTCGGCGGCGTCGACCACCTGCGTCTCGCCGATCACGCGGGCCGGCGGCTCGGGGGTGTCGCCGACGGCCAGCGCGGCGTTCTTGACCTTGGCCATGGTGTGCATGGCGTGGACCAGCGGCACCCGCCAGCGGTCGGCGGCCAGCCAGCCGACATGGCCGGAGAGCCAGTAGTGGGAGTGCACCAGGTCGTAGTAGCCGGGGCGGTGGCCCGCCCATGCCTGCATCACGCCGTGGGTGAAGGCGCACAGCTGGGCCGGCAGCTCCTCCTTGGCCAGGCCCTCGTACGGGCCCGCGTCGACGTGCCGGACCAGCACGCCGGGAGCCAGCTCGACGGCGGGCGGAAGGGAGGCCGTCGTGGCGCGGGTGAAGATCTCCACCTCGATGTTGATCGAGGCGAGCTTCTTGGCCAGCTCGACGATGTAGACGTTCATCCCGCCGGCGTCGCCGGTGCCGGGCTGGTGGAGCGGGGAGGTGTGGACGCTCAGCATCGCGACCCGGCGGGGGCGGCGCGATCCCCCGGGCAGCCGCAACCGCGCCGGGCCGGGAAACGGGCCGTGGGGTCGGCTGCGGAGCCGGGACACGTATTGGCTCACTGCGAGCTACCTCCTTGGCGTGGCGGGCGGCACGCCTCCGACCCCCTGCAACAACGCCGGTCGGCCATCCATTTCCGTCCGGCCCGCCGACTCCCTACTTTGCCAAAGCGTGACCTGGGACCGCCCGCGCCCCGGCACCCCATACCCTCGATGCATGGCCCGCCGCTCCCCCGTCTCCACCGCCGCCCCGGCGCCCGCGCCGTCCCGGCCGGTCGGGAACGCCACCCGCGGCACCACCAACCCCAACCGGCTGCGCCGCATGGACCGCTGGATCGCCGCCGAGCACGGCGCCGTGCTGCGCCGCACCGCCGACCCGGTCGCCGTCGACCTCGGATACGGCGCCGCCCCCTGGACCGCGCTGGAGCTGCTGGGCAGGCTGCGTACGGTGCGGCCGGACGCTCAGGTCGTCGGCATCGAGATCGACCCGGCGCGGGTCGCCGCCGCCCGCCCGTACGCGTGCGCCGGGCTGGACTTCGTCCACGGCGGCTTCGAGGTGCCGCTCCCGGGCGAGCGGGGGCGCGCCCCGGTCCTCATACGGGCCGCGAACGTGCTGCGCCAGTACGACGAGGACGAGGTCGCCGCCGTCTGGCGGCGGCTGTGCGCCCGGCTGGCGCCCGGCGGGCTGCTGGTCGAGGGCACCTGCGACGAGATCGGGCGGCGGCACGTCTGGGTCGCGCTGGGCCCCGAGGGGCCCCGCACGGTCACCTTCGCGGCCCGGCTCGGCTCCCTCGGCACCCCCTCCGACCTGGCCGAACGGCTCCCCAAGGCGCTGATCCACCGCAATGTGCCGGGCGAGCCGGTGCACGCCTTCCTGCGCGACTTCGACCGCGCCTGGGCCACCGCCGCCCCCTTGGGCGCGCTGGGCGCCCGGCAGCGGTGGCGGGCCGCCGTCCAGTCCCTGTCCGCGGACTGGCCGCTGGCCGGCGACCCGCGGCGGCGCCGCCAGGGCGAGGTCACGGTGCGCTGGGAGGCACTGGCTCCGCGGGGCGCCTGACCCGCGGTCTCAGACGGCCCCCGCGGCGAGCGCGGCGCCGCCCACCCGGTCCGCCAGCTCCCGCAGCCGCCGCTCGGTCACCGACCCCCGGGGGGCCGTGTACGTCACCATCACCTGATCCGGATCCGTGCCCAGCCGCATGCTCTCGAACGTGACGGTCAGCTCCCCGACCTCCGGGTGCACGATCCGCTTGGTGCCGCGCAGGCACTCGCGCACCCCCTGCGCGTCCCACAGCCGCCGGAACTCCGGGCTGCGGTCGAGGAGTTCGCCCACCACCTCGCAGATCCGCGGATCGTCCGGGTACCGCCCGCTGTCGGCGCGCAGGTTGCCGACGACCTCCTCGGCCTTCTTCTCCCACTCCGGGTGCAGCCGCCGCGCTGCCGGGTCGAGGAAGACCAGCAGTGCGGCGTTCCGCCGGTCCGGGGTGAGCGGTGCGAGGTCGAAGGCGACCCGGCCGCCGAGCGCGTTCCAGGCCAGGATGTCCAGGCCGCGGCCCATGACCAGCGCCGGTACCACGGTGTCCATCGCGTCCAGCAGCTGCTGGATCTCGGGCCGTACGGTCTGCCGCGGCCCGCCCGGGAAGGGGGCGCACACCGCCTCCGCGCCGCGCCGCCGGGGCGCCGCGACGTTCCGCAGATACGTCACCTCGCCGCCCGACAGCCGCAGCGCGCGGGCGATGGCGTCCAGGACGGAGTCGGAGATGGCGGGCGCCCGGCCCTGCTCGATGCGGGTGTAGTAGTCGACGCTGATCCCGGCGAGCTGGGCGACCTCCTCGCGCCGCAGCCCGCGGACCCGGCGGCGGTTGTGCCCGCCGGGCAGACCCAGCTCGGCCGGGTCGAGCGCGGCACGGCGCGCCTTGAGGAACGAGCTGATCTCGATTTCCGCGTACAGCATTCGTCCAGTATGCGTCGCTCCACCGGCTGGGTGGTTCTGCCGGACCCCGGCTGGGACGGGCCTGGTCCGCTCCTCACATGGCGGGGAGGCTTTCGCCCGTACCCGGGGATCCGCCCCGGGAGGCACCGCGACGACAGGAATCACCGGATTCCACAGGGAGCGACTGATGCAGCGCAGGATCCTCGGCGGTACCGGTATCTCGGTCAGCGAGTACGCGCTCGGCGCGATGATGCTCGGCGCCTGGGGCAACCCCGACCACGAGGACGGCATCCGGATCGTGCACCGCGCGCTGGACGCCGGTATCAACTTCATCGACACCGCGGACATCTACTCCGACGGCGAGAACGAGGAGATCGTCGGGAAGGCTCTCAAGGGGCGCCGCGACGACGTGGTGCTGGCCACCAAGTTCCACAACCCGATGGGCCCGGACGCCAACCACCGCGGAAACTCCCGCCGTTGGCTGGTCCGCGCGGTGGAGGGCAGCCTCCGCCGGCTCGGCACCGACCACATCGACCTCTACCAGGTCCACCGCCCCGACCCGGACACCGACATCGACGAGACCCTCTCCGCGCTCTCCGACCTCGTCCGGTCCGGCAAGGTGCGGGCGATCGGCACCTCCACCTTCCCCGCCGAGCAGCTCGTCGAGGCCCAGTGGGTCGCCGACCGCCGCGGCCACATCCGCTTCCGCAGCGAGCAGCCGCCGTACTCGATCCTGGCCCGCGGCGTCGAGAACGCCGTGCTGCCGACCGCCCAGCGCTACGGCATCGGCGTGCTGACCTGGGGACCGCTCAGCGCCGGCTGGCTCTCCGGCCGCGACCTCTCGGCCAGCTCCCGGGCCGCCCTCGAAAACCGGAAGTTCGACCTCACCGTCCCGGAGAACGCCCGCAAGGCGGAGGCGGTCAGCGCGCTCACCGAACTCGCCGCCGAGGCCGGTCTCACCCTCCCCCACCTGGCGACCGCCTTCGTCCGCGCCCACCCGGCGGTCACCTCCGTCATCATCGGCCCCCGCACCATGGACCAGCTCGACACCCTCCTGGACGGCACCGGCATCACCCTCTCCGCCGACGTCCTCGACCGCATCGACGCCATCGTCCCGCCCGGCACCG
This window encodes:
- the mshA gene encoding D-inositol-3-phosphate glycosyltransferase; this encodes MSQYVSRLRSRPHGPFPGPARLRLPGGSRRPRRVAMLSVHTSPLHQPGTGDAGGMNVYIVELAKKLASINIEVEIFTRATTASLPPAVELAPGVLVRHVDAGPYEGLAKEELPAQLCAFTHGVMQAWAGHRPGYYDLVHSHYWLSGHVGWLAADRWRVPLVHAMHTMAKVKNAALAVGDTPEPPARVIGETQVVDAADRLIANTAEEADELIRHYDADPGKVAVVHPGVNLDRFRPTGGLGSAVVAESRAAARARLGLPRDAVIPLFAGRIQPLKAPDILLRAAAALVAEDPSLRSRLVVPVVGGPSGSGLAKPEGLQKLAARLGIADLVQFRPPVGQEQLADWYRAASVLVMPSYSESFGLVAIEAQACGTPVVAAAVGGLPVAVRDGVSGFLVAGHDPADYARALRRFVDDPSLAARMGSDAARHAQSFGWDTAAAATGDVYTAAMQERRRHLRSLHG
- a CDS encoding YbjN domain-containing protein, producing the protein MGEDMGAGMGEERQTAAGAVIERTLKDAGLEWESPADGNYVVKLPGTRKLSTTCSLIVGRHSLSINAFVVRHPDENHDAVHRWLLERNTRLYGVSYAIDQLGDIYLVGKLPLAAVTPDELDRILGTVLENADGSFNTLLEMGFATAIRKEYAWRVSRGESTRNLEAFAHLTKRSTEA
- a CDS encoding alpha/beta hydrolase family protein — its product is MDSRVRRTSRRRAAGIGALVVAGVLAAGAAGSAASGAPAPVPPHRAAAAGERAGARLTLPAPTGRYQVGTVSLHLTDRGRRDPWVAGQAHRELMVSVRYPATKDAGRFPRAPQLTPAEAAGFDALNNFSAYVPKGKVAWGATLTHAHTGAPVARRPGRRLPVVLYSPGAGDPRSLGSTLCDELASRGYAVVTVDHTYEAPAVAFPDGRVAHGVMPAEMAKAQRTGRITELLEKVSGVRVADTRFVLDELARTGSGSVLPEGLRGALDTGAVGMFGQSAGGFTAAQTMHDDPRIRSAADLDGVLGYTQRDDDPSHPSTVGRDGVDRPLLLMGMAGDTHHTVASWDAVWRHSTRPGAWLRDLTLTGGRHASYTDAEAMVPQLARQLGLSRKAVTAMVGTVDPRRAIAAERAYVTAFFDRWLRGRDNGLLDRPSGRYPEVRFVP
- a CDS encoding helix-turn-helix transcriptional regulator gives rise to the protein MLYAEIEISSFLKARRAALDPAELGLPGGHNRRRVRGLRREEVAQLAGISVDYYTRIEQGRAPAISDSVLDAIARALRLSGGEVTYLRNVAAPRRRGAEAVCAPFPGGPRQTVRPEIQQLLDAMDTVVPALVMGRGLDILAWNALGGRVAFDLAPLTPDRRNAALLVFLDPAARRLHPEWEKKAEEVVGNLRADSGRYPDDPRICEVVGELLDRSPEFRRLWDAQGVRECLRGTKRIVHPEVGELTVTFESMRLGTDPDQVMVTYTAPRGSVTERRLRELADRVGGAALAAGAV
- a CDS encoding class I SAM-dependent methyltransferase gives rise to the protein MARRSPVSTAAPAPAPSRPVGNATRGTTNPNRLRRMDRWIAAEHGAVLRRTADPVAVDLGYGAAPWTALELLGRLRTVRPDAQVVGIEIDPARVAAARPYACAGLDFVHGGFEVPLPGERGRAPVLIRAANVLRQYDEDEVAAVWRRLCARLAPGGLLVEGTCDEIGRRHVWVALGPEGPRTVTFAARLGSLGTPSDLAERLPKALIHRNVPGEPVHAFLRDFDRAWATAAPLGALGARQRWRAAVQSLSADWPLAGDPRRRRQGEVTVRWEALAPRGA
- a CDS encoding aldo/keto reductase, with protein sequence MQRRILGGTGISVSEYALGAMMLGAWGNPDHEDGIRIVHRALDAGINFIDTADIYSDGENEEIVGKALKGRRDDVVLATKFHNPMGPDANHRGNSRRWLVRAVEGSLRRLGTDHIDLYQVHRPDPDTDIDETLSALSDLVRSGKVRAIGTSTFPAEQLVEAQWVADRRGHIRFRSEQPPYSILARGVENAVLPTAQRYGIGVLTWGPLSAGWLSGRDLSASSRAALENRKFDLTVPENARKAEAVSALTELAAEAGLTLPHLATAFVRAHPAVTSVIIGPRTMDQLDTLLDGTGITLSADVLDRIDAIVPPGTDLNRADNYYAAPAILDASLRRR